A window of Pseudochaenichthys georgianus chromosome 19, fPseGeo1.2, whole genome shotgun sequence genomic DNA:
AAATGTAAGTACCCAAATTAATCGTATTATTTTAAAGGAAGTTACAATTTGATTTGAAAGTATCTGAAATCTTAAGTGGGCCATGGCACCTGGAATATGTTGCACTCACTGAAAGAGTGAAAACTAGTCTACGCAAGGAGAAAAGAAGGTTAATGGCTAAGTGGTTGAAATAGTTGTCAAACAGTAAATGACGAAGCTAAAAGGATTAAAGTATTGGAAACATGACTGAAATAGTTAGCTGAAATGAATGTATGGTTGAAATGGTTTGCTAAAAGTAATGGAGACATGGTTGGAACGTGCACCTCTCGGAAAAAAAAGCATGGCAGTAAGAATGCAGCCAAACGACGGACTTTTCCGAACCACAACTGAATCATTTTGTAACATTTAGCCACTATTATATCCACTAAAATATGCCCAGTTTAAATTGTATTCACAGGTTGTGACAAGGACTGTGGGTTACCTCTGACAAAGAgagttgggaaccactggcccCGTATCATTTTATATTTTCTACACCTTTTGAATTTCCAATGAAACTATGTTATTCCTGCCTGGATCATAACACATTCAAGTCAGTTGTTTCTTTTCACTTCCTTGTAGAAGTTGTAATTGAAGACTCAGATCAACACTAGCAGCTCCCATCTCCTCTCAGCTCTTCTGGGAATTACCTGCTAACATCTGCACAAATTAAAAGTTTGAATTATTTATCAAGTCTAATGTGCAGGAAACATTCACCTCAATCAGCTGTCACAGCACTGCGCTGAATAAGTCTGTGTTCTCAGCTAATTCGATTTATTTGTGTTGGAAGCTATTTAATTTGATCGGATATTGAACAAAGCTTGGAAATGCTGATTGGAGAATATTAAATCCAATTCAATCTACGAACATGCTGTGGGTTGATAGATCTGAGCGAGACTAGAAATGTAATAGAGAATTTCATAAACAATCAGCGGTGTTTGTTGTACTGTGttcccaaccctgtctcctaaaaattacgttcccacagaactaaactgcattctcaattacgtttagagagaaacgtattttctcccacattatgttcgttatgaacgtatctcaaatacgtttattttctacatatctttgccatttattgtcttgcttatgataatgataatagtcatttataaatatcattttggagcacacatttgaaatcagtaggcgaggctgtaatttcgccagctgttactctcatgagcgaggcagaacataatagttttaacatgccaaaaagctgctgtgtcgtttattacacctcaaacattaaaacaaatccagagttacgtgtttctgtacttcctctaagaagaaaggacagtaacagaagagctctgtggcttcaggcttgatcgccgttcaaatgacagcgttggtttcccgaaaactgggcggggctgtaaagtgacgtagattttactctcatctattattcaaaaccattctatttattctaacgtaaattacatgccagtgttttatctttttattactTATATTGTTATACTTTATTTGTTATGAGTTATATCTGAAGCAAATtatgtttctgaagatgtgtagtcaaTTCCACCCTTCAATGTAGCATACATGTGAACTCTTATTAcatcaggggttctcaaagtgcggcccgcgggccaatatcggccctcggaaatgtttctggcggcccgcgatagttaatgtgacacgctgacatgcatgcgttatattttaatcctccatggttgtatctagtaagaaatagaatggaatttaattaagaatggtaaaactacatcccctgggttgtcattcctaaattatgaatgacagcttgtggaaagtttgctagactactggttgcatggcaactaggcatctcgcgagttgcagtaattggttagtacaataaagaaaggatttgttttggaattattttgtgttccgtttttacTTGGGCAGCCCTCAATCCATtattgggtacctaaattggccctcactcatcaaaactttgagaacccctgcatTACATgaacaataccggaaacagacgtaggaaagatcctcagctcgctgattggatgttttatccgcaatgcacgtttttaaagatattactgattttctttgaatataagaatgtaaatactgagttgagagaatagtcaggggatttgggtgatgagagacacatctatggaatcacaatttcaataggttaccattaaatgactgatacacctttctgtctgtgattttTTATAAATCAGATAtcaatgtgtagaagtaaaacatgagaaatagtatagcaatatcctgtaaaattatgtaaaaacatggatAAAACTAAATGTCTTCAGATgttctacatacataagtgtcctacactaataatacaaagttattattagtatgctgtgtgtaccttgtgtgcaccgcctagtggttaaagcacgttattgaattatttttgttgaataatgttatttttgttgaataatgttatttgatgaaaaaaatattaagagtacatactttcatagggggaaagtagaaggtcaatgatagaaatagaaatataatcaagaagatactgtaagagatctttacaataaaacagtttagtgcacgatgtacaaagatattaatatgaggatgtgcaaaacagacaaactaattaacctttattaacacattaaagagtactttaggttaatgtcttctttcaaataagaaaaaaactttgggggtatctacagataaatattaagcctgacaaagtacttaacgtctaatatattgctttcctgcaatgttaactatgttgaagcacttattttaactgacattatacacattaattatactcttatgtatgtagatagaataagaaatgtgcagaatatgacagtttaatggtggaggtacacacatattgatagatgtcttgtaatgcactgttgaggaacctgtgacccaagtttttcattcattgcataactacaccgtagttgtgtatatgatatgtcaataaacctttgaaaatcttgaaatcttgaaagggatgtgcaaaatagccataatatacaatcaaacactggaggtttatttggagttacggccggagaatttacatcacaagtcacacagtcacggtctgactgcacaggtggttgccacgtcaattctggagaacctctctcttgttagcccatttaactggtttcacagagagtaatcaacatatcttgataagatagtttaaccagttgggcacactgagtcacttgcgtccgtcacttatggcctcgaagatgtcataccttggagtccacaaacaacaaagaaggaagtgtcccagtgcacccacaacaacagaccatctgtgacctagtgttgaccggtcacagaatgggaacaataacattatggctgaagcagcctatgtccttaaaggagataaacaaacgtcagggttggtcctgtacgtcCTATCTAGGAGTTTTTTttggatatcatatcgcattaacacagtggttctcaaactttttctgtcaggccccccctttggagaaaaaaaaaagtcgggccccccccaacacaaatagtcaggctcagtggcggcgccagagatttcttttgtgggtgctgtggggtagcttgacgtttcatagagggtgctcaaacatttagggtttcccattaatgtaccggtcgctacagtggaattgtctactgcaacactccccacgcatacgtacccgcaactgttacaatgaaggctagataatcagctcacggccgcatataggtgtaagcaggggtaaagtgctatttttataggtggtgtgtggacctcacataggggggtcccggggcaagctcccccgggaagatttttaaatagtgaagttaaaagcatcaatctggtgcactttgagagtaaaatgaagagatctatggatagcctacatctctcaacacccatttgaaacagaactgtaaacagatttactatttctttatggatattttacaaatctctccccttttaaactttattctttttttaatgtcatgtagtatttcatacctgcttttaatttattctcttatttttttataactataatgatcatataaacgtgtgcctcggaaataattgtttacattaatggtgaccaaaatatttgagacccactgagataacactgagagagtgctttagctcactgagtctctcagtctgacagcagaggactctccctccaccttgttgttgaaaagactccgtatatccgttagcgtagctcgctagcaccagaagctaacatcaacaatctccggtaccggtgcgctctctctctctctctctcgctctcgcatgcacacaaaatggctcgttccacacacacacacagagtcgagctttaatgaaacacagagagccagacgtaatagtactgtatcatattattgtcaatcaataatttttccaaatatgatctttttttttcttttcttttttaataaccatttttcctcctggtctctcgcgccccccccccccctgtaatGCCTCTGCGCGCCCCcaactttgagaaccactgcattaacaacaccacatctggcgtcacagagctcttctgttactgtcctttcttcttagaggaagtacagaaacacgtaactctggatttgtttttatgtttgaggtgcaataaacgacacagcagctttttggcatgttaaaaactattattttctgcctcgctgatgagagtaacagctagctaaattacagcctcgcctactgatttcaaatgtgtgatccaaaatgatatttataaatgactattatcattattataagaaagacaataaatggcaaagatatgtagaaaataaacgtatctaagatacgttcataacgaacgtaacgtgggagaaaatacgtttctagctaaacgtaattgagaatgcagtttagttctgtgggaacgtaatttttaggagacagggttggtttTCTGGATTTGCAGATTTGTATGTGCATGTTTTATATCCGTCCAACTAACAATGAAAAGCTGACATCTCAAGTGTCAAAAACATTTGTTACAAACTTGTCAGAATGATGGAAATTAAGCCGAGAGACATCTTCCTGTCCCAGAAAATATGTAAATGTTCTGAAAATATGTAAATGTTCTGGGACAAGGAGAAGTCTTCATTTTGGAGCTTCTCTTTGAAGATTACTAAATTATCCCACATGGTATTGACTGAATGGGTTGCTAAGGTAATCCAGAGAGGGAAGATGCATTCATTTGAGGAAGAGTGAAAACTGTTTGAGCAATGCAAGGTCTCAAAGGAGATCAAAGGTGTTAGTGCGCCATTCTTGTCAAGGACTGCAGCTGAATTTCCTTTTCACGTATCGAAGACAGTGCACTGATGGCTTTGTCACTCACTGAAGGTCTCACCTGAAtcagagtggaagcagagctTGTGTGAGGGAGACAGAAAATAGTGCATTTTATTTGAATGGATGTTGAATAGAATGAGTTTGCCACTTTACAAAGATACCAGTCAAAGAAGTAGAAGATAAAGGATGACCACTCATGTAATCTTTGCACCACGAGCCGCATTACAATATGGCTCTCAGGCATTGCACTTAACCTTAAAATATTCAGGTCATCTTTTCTATCTAGTGGAAGACGGATGAAGTCACACATTTATGCAGGAGTGTCTTCCCCAAGCAGTGCTTTTCACAAGGGACATGAACATACACATTCATTTTCAATCATGTAGTAGTTTGACTCCGACAATAAATGTTTTGGTTGGCTTCACTAACTCCTCGCTAAAATCTCTAAAGGATGGATTCCTTACatttaaagcaaataaaagccTCGTGAAGACAATGACTCTTTTCAAGCAGCAGCCACTGCTCCTGCATATCTGCTCATGTGCGCTGAGTGATTTTGTATTCACAGTAGTGGGAAAGTAATTCAGACGTTTGCAAAAGTCTTGGTGGGAAAACCCAATGTAAGGGCATGTAATAATATTCTGTCGCTCTGTAATGGAGTGACAGGGCTGGTAATAAGGCAGCCACATGTTAGCTGAGCCGATTTCAATCAGAGTCGCCCTGGGAAGCATGACCTGCTTCGAAAAGAGGATACAACACCCTCCCCTGCTGGCTAGATGATTGTGTAATGTTACCATATAGATTGTTAAGACATCATTCATTGTAAAGTGTGTACAGTTCACAATAAACATACAATAATAAGCTTAAAGACTTAAACATCTCGTAAAATATATGATGGACTTATAATCATCTTATCTAACGCTGCCACAATTAGTTTTCAGTTGCTCAACAGAAATAAAGAATTAAATGTGTTCACGTGTTTTTGAAACTCTTAGTTTCTTAAAGTTACAGGTAAGTACGTTTTTTTTGTACCCGAAACTTtaactttgtttgtttttgttttaagtaATCGATATTCAAACCTGCATTAACACATTGTTTGGCCATCAGTGCAAACAAACGGTAAACACATTACAGACGAATATCCCCTTGTAAAGTTGTTAAACGGACAGTAGTAGTTGCAGACGGTTTCCTTTTTTCACATCTAGCAGATAGCGATCCAGCAAATTCCATCTGTTTCATTCTGTTTCTCCCGAGGGACATATCTGCCTCTTTAGCTGCTACGTTCTCGATTATTTTCACAAAGTTGTCTGCCATTTGGTGCTGAGCAGGTGGTTTTTAGAGATGTTTTCACAGAAAACAGCTGCAAACTGTTCCCAATACAATCCTGCTGAAGTGGTGGAAGTGAACCAAAGAATTAGAGTTAAACTGAGAGATGTGTAAATGCTCCTGAGGGCTGAGGGGAACTGCTGAGTCGGGGGATAATTGTATGTTGGTCTAGTACTTTAAGCGACCCCTTAATGTGAGTCTGATTCAGGTTAACGGTGAGACTGCTGCTGAAATGACTTCCTTATTCCCTCAGGGATAACtgtattattttattgttgAGGTTTATCACAACAACATTGTTTTGAAAATAATTTATTTTACTTTAGGTAATAATACTGAGCTTGAAAAGACATCTCAGATTGCTTCCCTTTTAGTGTTTGCACTAAATATGAATACATGCGAGAAATGGATCTTGAAAGAACAATGTTTCAAGTGCTAAATGgtttactttttaaaaatacTTCCACTTGCACCCTTCAGACTTAAAGAACATCAACGAAATAAAGAGCACTTGAATTGACGCGCAGTGACTCAGGTAGAAAGCAAAGAAAGTAAAGTAATTGAGATTCTGCAGGGGGAGCCGAGCACTATTTACCCAGGCTGCCCAGAGCGAGCCTGTGGGCACAACACAGCTGACACCACAAGCCAGTTATGCTCTCTCCAATCTGTCATGGTGATCCAATGGAAACTTTATACATCTCTCATGACCAACTGTGCATTTTCTGTTGAATACATATCCCTAGGACATTTTTGAATGATCAAAATCAAAGGTTTGTTTTACAGTTACCTGTGATATTATTTTTCAGTTTTTCGTGAAGAAAACCGATCCTTCAGGGAAATGTTCAGAAGTTTGATGGTTGCTTTCTCAGTGAGATCAAActcattttacattttcacatATATGAGCTCACAGATACAGATTTGTTCACAGCTTCTGGGACCTGTACACGACTCTATCAATGTCCAAGAGGTACAGAGCTGAAACCTCACGGCCCAGTCATGATAGCCCCGGCTCACAAAGCTAATGGCGCCGTGCTTAAGAGAAGCAACAGTTTCGTGCTCATTGACTATGGATGAGCATCTGGTCAATGTGGATGTGTGATCTGATCTCTGTGCTTCCTCTGAGAGCGCCTCACTCTGTTTCCCTATGCTCACAGGTAAACACGCAGCTTTACAGCTCCCAGTCACGCTCTCGAGCCACATCTGCATCTATGTTGGCATACAAATACATCCTCACACTCCGACTGACTCACAGCCTCGTACACATGAAGGAGAATAACAATCGTAAATCACACTGATTAATTGTTTTGGACTTGTAAATATAAAAGTTGTGAATAAGTCTCTTTAAGTGTAGAAAAGAATAACCAATATTGGAACAAAATCGGGCCGCTTTTGCTGCTGTATCTGATGGACGTTATACAGAAAGGTCAATGCTAAGAGTCTAAGATAAAGAAACAATACCACACTAAAAAAAATGAATATGTGGCACCGTGTTGTGTGAGCTTTTTCAAGTATGTTCACCGTGTAATTATTGTTGTGTGATAATCCACTATCTGCTACCTTCTGTTGTAAAAGTCTGTTCTTATTCGGGTCAGCTTTTGAACGCATAGGATTTCCACATGGTGCTCAAGAAATGAATGTACTTTTTGGTTGTTTACTGTTTGGTTGGATCTCATCCAATTCTGTAGAATATTGTGACGTTAAATCAGACCAGGCTCATTTGCATGTTTATACTATAGATGTAATAACCATTATTGTACCAAGGAAGTGTCTCTGAAGGGAAAATTAGAAGAATGAGCAAAACAGATTTTCCTTTACAGTTGAATCCATCATTATACTGTATTACGTCTGTTTGAAGAATGGCCTGTGATTTATTCTTCCCCCTTACATTCGTCTGAGCTCATTTTATCTTTAGCTGGACAGAGGTCATTTTGCACTGTCAACGAGTAACATAATCAAATGTATGTTTTAAGCTATTGTTTGCAGTATAACTAATTAGTTCTGGACATCCTCTGATGTACAATGTCTGGAAAATTGCCCTCCTCTAATTCCTCATTTCCCCTGCATGGTTCAGCTCCTTTTTGGTATGTACGCAGCATCCTTAGTTAAACGGCATAATAATGTTGTACAAGACTGTCTAGCATCTTCTTCAGCATTGCACTCGTCTAATCATCTGCAAAGAAAAAAAAGGGACGCTCTTCCTTGATTGTACAGTGTGGTGTGTGGATTTGTTTTATAGGCTAAATATGTTGGTTATTGATGACAGTAGCTTCAAAAGAATGGGTTGCTGCAATATGCTACATGTAGCACTAGTGTAGATTGTCTCTGAACAGTCTGTTGTCTGCAGTGTTTTATCTCGGGCAGTGTTTTAACTCCAGGTCGAGTATTGAGTTGCCTGCAACCTCGAGATTGGAACGAATAAAAAGTACCTAGTCACATCTACAACTGTTGCTAATGGAACATCTAGTTAAGTTGAGCCATGTCGTACCATGCAGTGTTCATACGGTGCCACTGACCAGGCTGGTGAACAGCATTCAATCTTTAAGATACCGAACATTTAAATGATTAGCTGAGGTTGCACCCAGATTAAGGCTAAGGGCTTTCATTCTAAGTAAGCAGCGTAAAGCACATTAACAACGATAAATCAGTAATAGTTTGCCACCAGAGAATTTTGTCTGGAGCTACGCTGTACTCTTTCCCTGATAAAACTCACATTCATATTTAAGgctttaatattaaatacaacatttaaaaaagactgAAATACCACAGGGTTTTGAAAGCTGGATTCTGTCCAACAGAGAAGATGAGCATTTCAATTTGGTCAAGAAAATGATATACTCAGTCAGCACTTGTATTTTCAAATAATTTATTATTAAGCATTTGCAATAATTATGAAGTTTTAACTTTCCATTATATGGCAATCATAAGTATCCCCTGATGTCAGCAACCCTGGATTCACAAATATTTGTTTGGGATTTTTATAAATCAGTTCATGATGAAAGAGTTCTAGATTAATCTGGGATTACATTTGTTCAACCATATGTATAACGAGCCAATGTAAAAGCACACACTGCACCAAGGGGTACAAATTGTACAGTAGTaaagatacaaataaaataggcattcaaacaaacaaatattCAGTACAagtgataaataaataaataaatatagtgTATCAACCTAACTTGTTTTAGGGTTTCCCTAAATGTATTACCCATTTCAGTTGGACTGACCATTAGCTAAACCCTGCTTTGTCTTCCAAATTTTTAATCTCTTTATTTACAATGACGGCAGATTGAAattcttatttgtatttaaacaatgGTCCTTCATTTTACACTTAAGAGGTAGACAAATACAGATGTCTCATTTGTAGCTGGCAAACATCCATTTGTTCAGCTTTACGTAAATTAGCAGCTAattaagctaacattagctctGTTAGCTGAATACTCGGTCTTCTGCTGATTTTTCAAACTGCttcttattacaattatttaaaGAGTTCGTAAATATGCGCCTGGTGTCAACATACATGATATTGTGCTAAAACAGTGAGGGTTAAGCTTATACGTCCCTGTAAAAAATCAGCAACCACACTAGTTAAGCAGGATGGGGTGGTGACGTTAGCATACCCTGCACGTTTCCAGTATCAGCATTCACACAGTGTGGTATGTGCTAGCTGTGAGGGTTTTTTGTTGACCTGTGAACCCCATAAACTACTATTAGGCATTAAAATACATACCGTGCTCCTTAACCTTGGAAGTAACAGTCGTTTAGTTATGCAGGTGGTACATGCTAACGTTTGCACCTCATTTGAGACTAGAGCACATATATGCACGGTTTTCTCAGACGACCAAACTCTTTAAATTCAGAGGTATCACTCTTATATAGAAATGTAATATTGGACTCACTAAATGTGGCCCTTGTTTGAACAAAGTTACAAATGTTTAACTCCTGACCACACCCCTTATCACATCCCTGGTCAGTCGACTGAAAGTCCACACCATCCGGCAAATCTTCCCTTATGAAATAGGGGCACAAAATGCCCAATGTGAAACGCTTGAGGAATAGAAATCCCAAACTTGACAGACTTGCAGTGCCTGGTTACTGATTGGACAATCGCTGTTTGGAGGAGGGGTTTAGCGAATGGTGAATTCCGGATTAGTCTTATTTATTACTGCCACTTTGGTAATTAACGGGTATAGTCTTTTAAGATAATGAATTATTTAATGCATCTCTAAGAACCTAAGTGAAAGAAACAAGGGAAGTGTTTAAAGTCAGTGGGGGGCACAAATGGTGATCCATCAAAAATGACTCACAGTATGAGCGGATGGATGGCTTATTGGCGTTGTCCTTCTATTTGTGGCATTGGACAACTAAGTAGAGAGCCCCGAATTAAATGTAAAATACTGGCCCAAATctacaggaaaaaaaaaaacttgtatCACAGTAGTCTTTGTTTATATGCAATGCCTATCAAGCCTGATTTAATTTCAAAACGTCTGAAAAGTAGTCTGCAGAAGTCAGCGGTCAGCGTTCATTCTGCGCAGTTTGGCGGGCAGGTTGTCCTCTGGCCGACCCCCTTTTGAGGGAATCTGAACCGGGGTTGGAGCATAAATGGTGCTAATGGCTTTAGGCAGTCTGTGTTTATCCATCTCACACTCCTCAACATCTCCATCCAAGGACAGCAGCTGGACTTGCTCATCCAGCTGTTCTTTCTTCACAACGGGGATGGAGCTAGACCTCAGCCTCTGAATACTAAGTGGAAGGTCTCCTGTGCTGGAGGCCTTGCCCCCAGGCAGGACTGACCCTGTCTTCAGTCCCCGCCAGTGGTGCTCATCTTTAGTGGAGTTCATGCGCTGGAGTTTGCTCGGTAGCCTGGATGTTTTGTCATCTATGTGGTCTGCATAGTCGGCTGAAAGGAGCCTTTCTCTGCGACCTCCACGGCTACTGTTTCCCAGCTGGGGAGAGGAGCTGGTCAGTGCGGCAGGGAGCGAGTTTGCTGTCGTCAGAGAGGACTTCTCCTCATGCTCTTTGACGCTGTAGGGAGGGATATTGACCTCAAAGTGGTTGTGGAATTGGGAGTAGTCGACTCTGAAGAAGCCCTCCTCCAGTGACATGACGGGGAGGAAACGATGGCCCCACAAGACTTCATCTTCGGTGTAAGATGTCCTCGCCTGGCATGTCATCCCTAAGATGGAGTAAAGAGACATAGAGAAATAATTTAACTACAGACACGAAAAAGAAAGGACTGAGAAATGTGTAGAAAGTGGGCTATTAAATTAGAATGGACAGACAGCTAGACAGGGAACAGAAATTAAAAGTGCATAATTGCTTTAGGAAAATTGCAGACAGAGATGGGAGGAAAATGTATTATGACAAAGATGTAGAAGTGCTATTAAATAATTTAAGACCATGAAATTAAACATTCccttaaatattttattttttattactgATAAGTGCTCTACTATGCCAAAGGCTAAATGATgatgaaataaatgttaaggGAATGGGAATGGGAAGTTAAGTCAAAGTTATTAGGGAAAATTGTATATTTATGCTCTAacccagggatgggcaaatggctgcccgcgggccgcatgcggtccccacctcctctttttgaggccctcagattaatttataaacaacgtaattaataaaaaatatatatatattatatatattttattttttttacttgtagtactgataccgtccactagactcctagttacgtcgcgagctgcgtagatgataataatctgtgacgcatttatgtgtttgtttcccggggaaaccctcacaagaaacaccggctgttgttatgcctgctgtgacattaagttgcctcttgtaattatgccgtcacaagcttcaaagttgtttttatcatctgaatttggcgaaacaagtttagtattcttaaaaccaagactttgtttatttgaaatcagatgaaaacaaactgtcacggaccctgccgtgttatctatgattactacgcttttcattcataatttcagcgggagggagggggagcggcgctgaggaacagcagagtgcgggctgacgggtgtctgtgttgacgttccccttattgtggaataaggggaatgcagagactggctacaagtgttttaggttcaagttagacaactaatggctgggttagtgttcatgacttcatgtgtatgtcatcttaatggttaatctcaatacacacacattttctgtGCTTTCCAAtactttaaaatagttttttttaataacctgttcaatacaaacatgccacttgtaaaaatgaaataacatttctgtgaactaatatttgtttagtgagtttattagaggatgttccctttgattgtaaaatgtcaatgaagatgtcagactcagtatatttgttaataattacatacaacacatggaatgtttgtgtgtgtgtgtgtgtgttccaagtgaatctgcggccccctggtggccagtacatcaatgatgtggcccccaccaccatcaaagttgcccatccctgctctaACCAGTGGTTTCCACGATGCCTTCGAGGATGACAACGATCTCAAACTCCTCATTCATGAGTGAGCGCTGCGACAGATCAAAGAACGGGCTCTTGGTGTTGATCTCATGGCAGATGGTTAAAGGCGACACCAGAAAGAGTTGGTCCGCCCCCGTCCCGAAACCCACATCCAGCTCGCACTGGTCCAGGGGAAGGAACTCGCCCTCTGGGGTTTGCCGAGACTGGAAAACAAATAATGATGACATTTAACATTTCATTTCTTATTACA
This region includes:
- the LOC117464359 gene encoding G protein-activated inward rectifier potassium channel 1-like; its protein translation is MAALRKKFGEDYQVVNTNQGITFSAQVKKKRQRFVEKNGRCNVQHGNLGGETSRYISDLFTTLVDLKWRWNLLIFILTYTVAWLVMASMWWVIAFIRGDLSNGGHEESHIPCVANVYNFPSAFLFFIETEATIGYGYRYITEKCPEGIILFLFQSLLGSIVDAFLIGCMFIKMSQPKKRAETLMFSQEAVISQRDGKLCLMFRVGNLRNSHMVSAQIRCKLIKSRQTPEGEFLPLDQCELDVGFGTGADQLFLVSPLTICHEINTKSPFFDLSQRSLMNEEFEIVVILEGIVETTGMTCQARTSYTEDEVLWGHRFLPVMSLEEGFFRVDYSQFHNHFEVNIPPYSVKEHEEKSSLTTANSLPAALTSSSPQLGNSSRGGRRERLLSADYADHIDDKTSRLPSKLQRMNSTKDEHHWRGLKTGSVLPGGKASSTGDLPLSIQRLRSSSIPVVKKEQLDEQVQLLSLDGDVEECEMDKHRLPKAISTIYAPTPVQIPSKGGRPEDNLPAKLRRMNADR